A stretch of the Elephas maximus indicus isolate mEleMax1 chromosome 3, mEleMax1 primary haplotype, whole genome shotgun sequence genome encodes the following:
- the LOC126071006 gene encoding olfactory receptor 7G3-like: MLVNLQGQNQSITYPGCLTQVCFVLVFASLESFLLSEMAYDRYVAICHPLRYTAIINPRLCGLLSLVSLLISISDALFLSLMLLRLSFCTDLEIPYFFCEFVQVIKVACFEALINNIILYFAASILGVLPFSGIIFSYTQIVSSILRIPSAGGKYKAFSTCGSHLSVVSLFYVSAFGATFTHSSRKTAVASMLYTVVTPMMNPFIYSLRNRDIKGALGNIMRCTPAFQ, translated from the coding sequence atgctggtgaacctcCAAGGACAGAATCAGAGCATCACTTACCCAGGATGCCTCACCCAGGTCTGCTTTGTGCTGGTTTTTGCTAGTTTGGAAAGTTTTCTCCTTTCAgaaatggcctatgaccgctatgtggccatttgtcacccaCTGAGATACACAGCTATCATAAATCCCCGCCTCTGTGGCCTGCTGAGTCTAGTCTCCTTGCTCATTAGCATTTCGGATGCCCTGTTCCTCAGTCTGATGTTGTTGCGACTGTCCTTCTGCACAGATCTGGAAATTCCTTACTTCTTCTGTGAATTTGTTCAGGTCATCAAAGTTGCCTGTTTTGAAGCCCTCATCAATAACATCATCTTATATTTTGCAGCTAGCATACTGGGTgttcttcctttctctggaatcattttctcttATACTCAAATTGTCTCCTCCATTTTGAGAATACCTTCAGCAGGTGGAAAGTATAAAGCTTTTTctacctgtgggtctcaccttTCAGTTGTTTCCTTATTCTACGTGTCAGCTTTTGGTGCAACATTTACACACTCTTCTAGAAAGACTGCAGTAGCTTCAATGCTGTACACTGTAGTTACTCCCATgatgaaccccttcatctacagcctgagaaacagGGACATAAAGGGAGCCTTGGGGAACATTATGAGGTGCACACCTGCTTTTCAGTGA